A segment of the Solanum lycopersicum chromosome 9, SLM_r2.1 genome:
ATCTAAAGCTTCCACATTTGTGAGTTTATTCGGTTATCAAATTGTCTTTTGTCTAATtctatgtaaatataattatagGTGAGGCATTTATTCTCAGTTTCCTTCTTCCTAAAGCCAAAAGGAGTAAATCTAGCAAGAGAGGTAATGAAGACACAAGATTTAGCTTTTTGTAGTCGGCCTTCACTTCTTGGCCAACAAAAGTTGTCTTACAAtcaatgttattatttttaaaaggccAACATCCATGGAAAGAGATATTATTGATCGTTTGCTCcaattgaagaaagaaaaatcaacTCCAATCAATCTTACTTCGGACAACATAAAAGGCTATTATCATGGTAAAAATCTACTCTATTTGTGTCTATTTTACTTGCTCTCATCGGCTAAATATTTAGAAATGCCTTTTAAACTTGCGCTTTTGATTGGGAATTGCCATGTGGAATGAACATAGAAGACATTGATACTGATGTTTTGCTTCTGACTTGCTATGCATAAGAAAAAACCTTTTTGTCTTGTTCCTGGAAATTATTACTAGAAACTAAACAAACCGTCCAATAAGGTCACCCATAACAAGGCTCTCGGCCATGctattcaataatattaaaaaaatggcaGCGTAAGGTAATAACTAGTATGAAAAACTGGTCGACTTTGGAAGCCTTCACCGGTACCCAACTTCAacgtttaaattaattaataatgtatgCTTTTGTTTTTCATCTGTTTTTTAATATATGGTCGTATGGTTTTatgcttgcctttttttttttttaattatttgtaccCTTTTGAGTGcttattaaatttcaaataggCCAAACTACTCATGAATAGCAAATATTGTTCAAAACATAATAATAGAAAATGAAACATAAGCTTTATAATATTCATCTCAAAAAAGGGAATTACATTACTACTTATATAAGAATTGGAAAGGGGGAAACACTCTTCCTAATATTCATATTCTTATTCTACCTTCTATTCCGCATGCACAAGCTATCACTAAAATAGTCTACATATAATTTTTGGGGACAATGCAAAGATCATTTTTCTTATGCATAGTAATTCCGCGCAAACTCTCTGTGTCGATGTCTTCTATGTTCATCCCAAAAGGCAACTCCCAATCAAATGCATATAGAAGGTTTGATAGTATAAGCTCCACTGTTGCAACACCAAGTGCTAGACCTGCAGAgacgaatttaaaattttaattttttttaaaatatggttCAAGATACGATAAGAACTATATATCTACtataacttttcatatttttcatatatagtcTACgtgaaaattgtatataaaatttGTCGATTCAATTGAACTTATAATTGTATGCATTATATATTCAACATTGAATACCTGGGCAACCTCTCCGCCCTGCTCCAAATGGGATAAATTCATAATCTTGACCCTTAAAATCAATGTTATTATTCAAGAATCTCTCGGGTATAAATTCTTCTGAATTTTCCCAGTACTCAGGATCTCTTGCAATAGCCCAATAGTTTACGCGAATTGTTGTTTTTGGTGGAATATTATACCCTGCTAGTATTGAATTTTGCATTGTCTCTCTTGCCACTAGGATTGGAGCTGGTGGATACAATCTAAATGTCTCTTTTATTACTGCTTTGAGATAAGACATATTTTGAGTATCATCTTCATTTACGATGCCTTTTTTCCCCATTGTTTTTCTAACTTCTTCTTGAACTTTCTTCATGGCTTTTGGGTTCTTCATTAAGGCAGTCATAGCCCAAATTACTGTAATTGCGCTAGTGTCCGTCCCAGCAAGAAATAAATTCTACAAAAACATATAACTTATTAATACGAAAATAACGAAGATGAGAGACATGCgtcttatttaaaattaaatgcaTGTACATTAAGGCATAGTTTATTACCATGAGAATTGCTTTTATGTTGTCCAAAGTGAGATGGATTTGAGTTGATTGCTCCTTCCTCAATTGTAGCAAAATATCAATCATATCTCCTTCCATGGATTTTGGCCTATTGGGATTGTGATGTTGCTCGATGAgttcttcataaaattcatcCAAACACTTGAAATTCTTCTCAAGTTTATTTTTCATTCCAGTAAATTTATCAATCCAActtaaagaaggaaaaaaatcgGAGACAAAGAAGCTAGCCAAAATATCTTGAGACTCATTCATAAGTTCATCAAATCTCCTCTTTTCATGTGCTTCTTCATCAAACCTAATACCAAAAGCAACTCTACAAATAATTGTAGTTGTAAGTGAAATCACTATTTTACTCAAATTGGTAATTTGTGAAGCCGCAGCTTGTTGAgatattttcttgatcattCTTGAGACTTCATCTACACGAATCGGACTAAAAGATTGAACTTTCTTGAGACTAAATAAGTGAATCAAAcaaatttttctaatttctcTCCAATAGTCATTATAAGGTGAAAATACTATGTCATTACTATTGTAAGATAATTTTTGTTGGCAAAGAGTAGAGGGTCTACTACAAAATGCTAAATCTTGTGTCTTCATTACTTCTTTTGCTAATTTTGCAGAAGAAATTACAACTATTGGAGTAGAACCAAATttcaatgaaaa
Coding sequences within it:
- the LOC101253132 gene encoding 6,7,8-trihydroxycoumarin synthase-like; translation: MMLFLLLLVAFLIILIFLLNKTKISRNTNLPPGPLGLPIIGNLHQYDSVTPHIYFWKLSKKYGKIFSLKFGSTPIVVISSAKLAKEVMKTQDLAFCSRPSTLCQQKLSYNSNDIVFSPYNDYWREIRKICLIHLFSLKKVQSFSPIRVDEVSRMIKKISQQAAASQITNLSKIVISLTTTIICRVAFGIRFDEEAHEKRRFDELMNESQDILASFFVSDFFPSLSWIDKFTGMKNKLEKNFKCLDEFYEELIEQHHNPNRPKSMEGDMIDILLQLRKEQSTQIHLTLDNIKAILMNLFLAGTDTSAITVIWAMTALMKNPKAMKKVQEEVRKTMGKKGIVNEDDTQNMSYLKAVIKETFRLYPPAPILVARETMQNSILAGYNIPPKTTIRVNYWAIARDPEYWENSEEFIPERFLNNNIDFKGQDYEFIPFGAGRRGCPGLALGVATVELILSNLLYAFDWELPFGMNIEDIDTESLRGITMHKKNDLCIVPKNYM